One Gadus morhua chromosome 23, gadMor3.0, whole genome shotgun sequence DNA segment encodes these proteins:
- the LOC115537622 gene encoding uncharacterized protein LOC115537622 yields the protein MSGTEFCELHEAEYMEVLLHVSVRWLSLERCVTRILRLYEPLASYFKSADENQARFKRLVQTFTDPMTEVYLLFFQATVPTFTTFNLLLQRERSSIFMLYDEMEKFVRKLCSKFIVPAALQGLEEPGDIAFGETANHLPGRKLNIGFTTRAKLNRLLDEGDITPQQVDSFHEAVLCFLTNAERVFSVVGLNKTKTRNSLALDGTLSSIMTIKMADLEPCFKWEPPSDVLKASKKATGQYNRAHRS from the exons ATGTCTGGAACAGAGTTTTGTGAGCTCCATGAAGCGGAGTACATGGAggtcctcctccatgtctcggTTCGTTGGCTAAGCCTTGAACGCTGTGTGACCAGGATCCTGAGGCTTTATGAACCTCTGGCCAGCTACTTCAAATCTGCTG ATGAAAACCAGGCCAGGTTCAAGAGGCTTGTGCAGACGTTCACTGACCCCATGACAGAAGTGTACCTGCTGTTCTTTCAAGCCACCGTTCCAACTTTCACTACTTTCAACTTGCTTCTTCAAAGAGAGCGGTCATCAATATTTATGTTGTATGATGAG ATGGAGAAATTTGTACGCAAGCTTTGTTCAAAGTTCATTGTTCCAGCAGCTCTGCAGGGCCTTGAGGAGCCTGGTGACATTGCCTTTGGGGAGACGGCaaaccatttgccag GAAGAAAGTTGAACATTGGGTTCACAACCAGGGCTAAACTCAACAGGCTACTTGACGAGGGTGACATCACACCACAGCAGGTGGATTCATTCCATGAAGCTGTATTATGTTTCCTGACAA ACGCTGAGAGGGTGTTTTCAGTTGTGGGACTGAACAAAACCAAGACCAGAAACAGCCTAGCACTGGATGGCACCCTGTCCTCAATAATGACCATAAAGATGGCCGACCTGGAGCCCTGTTTCAAATGGGAGCCCCCCTCAGATGTCCTCAAGGCTTCCAAGAAGGCCACAGGCCAGTATAACCGTGCCCACAGATCATAG